GCATCACCCGCCCGTCGTGGACCGGTGACGGCAGTGCCGCCTGGGCGGTGATCGACGGTGACCGGGTGATCCGGGCCGTCAACGATCGCGCCACCGGCACGGTGTCGGTGCAGGGCGTCGACATCTCCGGCCTGACCGCGGATCCGGCCGGACCGGCTCTGCGGCTGCCCATCACCGAGTTGCGCATCTCCCGCACCGGCGTGCGCGCGGCGCTGATCGCCGACGGCAAGGTCTATGTGGCGGTGGTGGAACGGCGGCCGGACGGCGGTTACGCGCTCACCGCCCCGGTGCCGGTGGCGGTCGGCCTGAGCACCAAGGCGACGTCGCTGAGCTGGATCGGCGGCGACACCCTGCTCATCGCGCGCGAGGGCAACATCGACCCGGTCTCGACGGTGCTGATCGACGGCTCGGAATGGACGCCGGTCACCTCGCAGAATCTCACACCGCCGGTGCGGGTCATCACCGCCGCGCCCGGTGCCCAGTACGTGGCCGATTCCCGCGGCGTGCTCGAACTGACCAGCAACACCACCAGCGAACTGCACTACTGGACCGAGATGCCCGGCCTCGTCGGCACCGACGCCGCACCCGTCCTGCCCGGCTGATTCCGCCGTGCGCGCGGCTGTGGACAACGGCCGAACTGTGCACAACACGGTCGTGGCGCGGCGCGGGCAACCGCCCTCCCGGGCACGCTGGTGCCCATGCGAACCCTCCTCGATCTGGTCCTGCCGGTGGCGTGTGGCGGTTGCGGGCGTCCCGGCACGCCGTGGTGCGATGCGTGCGCGACCGCGCTGGCCGGACCGCCGCTGCGGCTGCGTCCCCGCACCGATCCGGGCGTGCCGTGCTGGGCCGTGGCGCGATATGCCGGGCCGGCGCGGCGGGCCGTCCTCGCGCTCAAGGAACGTGGCCGCACCGATCTCGCCGCGCCGCTGGGACATGCCATGGCGGGTGCCCTGCGCCGGTTGCGGACACCGGGCGTGCCGTTGCTGCTCGTGCCCGCGCCCAGCCGCCGGGCCGCGGCACGCAGGCGCGGTGGTGATCCGGTGGTGCGCACGGCGGCGGTTGCCGTCCGATCGCTGGATGGTTGCCAGCTCGTTCCTGTGTTGCGGGTGTGGCGTGGTGTACAGGATTCGGTCGGCCTGTCGCCGGGTGAGCGCAGGCACAACCTGCGCGGCCGGATATGGGTGTCGCGTGCGGCACCGGGCGCGGCCCGATCGGCCGCGAATGCCGAGGTAGTGGTGGTCGACGACGTGCTGACCACGGGCGCGACGGCCGCGGAGTCGGTACGCGCGCTCGAGTGCTCAGGCCTGCCCGTGCGGGCCATTTTGGTGACGTGTGCTGCTTGACTCGGGGAAATTTGCGTGAACAGTGGCGGACGGCTCGCGGTCGTACTACCGTCGCGGTCACACACCCGAACCGGGAGTTTGGAGGTGGCGCCTCGGAAACTTCGTGCCGTGTGATTTCCCGGCGTCGACGGGCAGGAAGGAGCCCGCATCAGCACCTCGGGTGCCCGTGTTCGCCGGAATCGGTTCAGCTCGGCACGGCTCAACCCCGCCGCACGCGAAAAGGTCTGTGCGGCCAGATCCGGGAGGTACGCGTGACGACTTCTTCACGACCTTCAGTGACAGATCCTTCGGTGCCCGAGGAGGCCGCGGAGCGGCCACGGGCCACCCGCGCCGAGGTTGTGGTGAAAGGCCGCAATGTCGAGGTACCCGACCATTTCCGAATTCACGTGGCCGACAAGTTGTCTCGGCTCGAGCGGTTCGATCCGACGATCTTCATCTTCGACGTCGAACTCTTCCACGAACGCAACCGCCGCCAGCGTAAGGCGTGCCAGCGGGTGGAGATCACCGCTCGGGGCAAGGGCCCGGTCGTACGCGCCGAGGCGTGCGCGGACAATTTCTACGCCGCACTCGAGTCGGTGACGGCCAAGGTGGAGAGCCGGTTGCGCCGCACCAAGGACCGCCGCCGCGTGCACTACGGGGAGAAGACCCCGGTCTCGGTCGCCGAGGCCACCGCGGACCTCGTCGACGAGACGCTGTTCGCGCGCAACGGCTCCGAGCCGGCGCACCGGCACGACGAGGAGCGGGAGTTCGAGCCCGCCGAGCGCGAGTACCAGGGCCCCGGCCACATCGTGCGCACCAAGGTCCACTCGGCGACCCCGATGACCGTCGACGACGCCCTCTACCAGATGGAGCTCGTCGGGCACGATTTCTTCCTCTTCCACGACAAGGAGACCGACCGGCCGTCCGTCGTCTACCGGCGGCACGCCTTCGACTACGGCCTGATCCGACTCGCCTAGTCGCCCGGTCGCTCGCCCCTCCGGCCCGTCCGCCACCCGGCGGCGGGCCGGTCGCATGTCCGGGTTCCGGGCAAACCCTGGCCGCGCTTCTTACTTCAGAGTAAGTTCGGGGGGAGCTGTTCGATGTGGGAAAGGGAATTCCGATGGCTTCCACCGCCTCTCGGCGCGCCGTGATCGTGGCGGGTGCGCGCACCCCGTTCGTGCGCGCCTTCACCGACTTCACGAAGATGGACTCGATTGCGCTCGCCGACGCCGCCGTGCGCGGCCTGCTCGAGCGCACCGCACTGCCCGGCGACCAGGTGCAGGCGATCGTCTGGGGCGGGGTGATCCTGCCCAGCGCCGCGCCCAACATCGCGCGCGAGATCGCCCTGGACCTGAAGCTCGACCCCGGCTGCGAGGGGCACACCGTCACGCGGGCGTGCGCGTCCGGACTCCAGGCCGTCACCACCGCGGCCGCCGCCATCGAACGCGGCGAATACGACGTGATGATCGCCGGCGGCAGCGATTCCACCTCCAACGCCGAGATCAAGCTGCCGCAGAAGCTGGTGCACGCCGGGGCGCCGATCGCGCTCGGCAAGCCCAAGCTCAAGGACTATCTGTCGGCGGCCGCGCAGCTGGCGCCGTTCACCGACATCCTGCCGAGCAGGCCGCGCATCGCCGAACGCACCACCGGCGAGGTGATGGGGGAGTCCGCCGAGAAGATGGCCCGCATCCACGGCATCGGCCGCGCCGAACAGGACGAGTTCGCCGCGCGCTCGCACCATCGGGCCGCCGCCGCGATCGAATCCGGCCGCTTCGACGACGAGGTGCTGCGGGTGCGCACCCCCGACGGCGCCGAGATCAGCCGCGACGGGCTGGTGCGCGCCGATACCAGCGTCGAGAAGCTGGCCCGGTTGAAGCCGGTCTTCGCCGAGGGCGGCACCGTCACCGCGGGCAATGCCAGCCCCCTCACCGACGGCGCCTCGGCGGTGCTGCTGATGAGCGAGGAACGTGCCCGCGCCCTCGGCTACCGCCCGTTGGCCGCCTTCCGGTCCTGGAGCTATGTCAGCGTCGATCCCACCGACCAGGTGCTCATCGGCCCCGCGATCTCGATGCCCCGGGCCTTGGACGCAGCGGGCATGACGCTGGCCGACGTGGACCTGGTCGACATCCACGAGGCGTTCGCCGCGCAGACGCTGTCGGTGCTGAGCGCCCTCGCCAGCGACGAGTGGGCCAAGACCCGCCTGGACCGCGACACCGCCGTCGGCGAAGTCGACATCGACAAGCTCAACGTGCACGGCGGCTCGGTCTCGCTGGGCCATCCGTTCGGGGCGACCGGTGCGCGGATGGTCACCACCATGGCCAACGAACTCGCCCGCTCCGACAAGCAGACCGCACTGCTCGGCATCTGCGCGGCGGGCGGCATCGGCGCCTCGGCGGTACTGGAACGCGTCTGAGCCGGTCCGGGCGAGCGGGGCGGCGGGCCGGGCGTAGCACGCACGCCACCGGACCGCCGCACGGCCGCGGCCGTCGGGTCAGGCTCGGGCGGCCGGTGCGCCGCCGAAGCTCTCCCGGTGCACCGCCTCGGCCAGCGGCCGTCCGGCCCGCCAGCCGAACCGCTCGAGATCCGGCACGGTCTGGAACTCGTGCACCGGCCCGACGCACAGCCAGGCCACCGGCCGGATGTCCGCGGGCAG
This sequence is a window from Nocardia farcinica. Protein-coding genes within it:
- a CDS encoding acetyl-CoA C-acyltransferase yields the protein MASTASRRAVIVAGARTPFVRAFTDFTKMDSIALADAAVRGLLERTALPGDQVQAIVWGGVILPSAAPNIAREIALDLKLDPGCEGHTVTRACASGLQAVTTAAAAIERGEYDVMIAGGSDSTSNAEIKLPQKLVHAGAPIALGKPKLKDYLSAAAQLAPFTDILPSRPRIAERTTGEVMGESAEKMARIHGIGRAEQDEFAARSHHRAAAAIESGRFDDEVLRVRTPDGAEISRDGLVRADTSVEKLARLKPVFAEGGTVTAGNASPLTDGASAVLLMSEERARALGYRPLAAFRSWSYVSVDPTDQVLIGPAISMPRALDAAGMTLADVDLVDIHEAFAAQTLSVLSALASDEWAKTRLDRDTAVGEVDIDKLNVHGGSVSLGHPFGATGARMVTTMANELARSDKQTALLGICAAGGIGASAVLERV
- a CDS encoding ComF family protein, whose translation is MRTLLDLVLPVACGGCGRPGTPWCDACATALAGPPLRLRPRTDPGVPCWAVARYAGPARRAVLALKERGRTDLAAPLGHAMAGALRRLRTPGVPLLLVPAPSRRAAARRRGGDPVVRTAAVAVRSLDGCQLVPVLRVWRGVQDSVGLSPGERRHNLRGRIWVSRAAPGAARSAANAEVVVVDDVLTTGATAAESVRALECSGLPVRAILVTCAA
- the hpf gene encoding ribosome hibernation-promoting factor, HPF/YfiA family, which codes for MTTSSRPSVTDPSVPEEAAERPRATRAEVVVKGRNVEVPDHFRIHVADKLSRLERFDPTIFIFDVELFHERNRRQRKACQRVEITARGKGPVVRAEACADNFYAALESVTAKVESRLRRTKDRRRVHYGEKTPVSVAEATADLVDETLFARNGSEPAHRHDEEREFEPAEREYQGPGHIVRTKVHSATPMTVDDALYQMELVGHDFFLFHDKETDRPSVVYRRHAFDYGLIRLA